In Sedimentibacter sp. MB31-C6, one genomic interval encodes:
- a CDS encoding DctP family TRAP transporter solute-binding subunit, giving the protein MKKILSLILVVVLVFSVGLTGCSSDSDQTSGEQKEGNEGASEEKITLKFSTTTADTSTWTLGAKKFAEIVSEKTNGRIEVKVYPNEQLSGGNQSKGIEMLMSGATDLTFHSNIIYSVMDERFGVVSLPFLIPDIETADALLDGAGGDALNEILLEKNVIGLGFGENGFRQITNSVNPIETPEDMAGMKVRVPGMKMYISLFQALGADPISMNFSEVFTALQQGTIDGQENPTDVIASSKLNEVQDYMTEWDYSYDAIILGINKDKFESFDAETQQIITDAAKEACDYQRKINREASVTQTQEFIDAGMKVNSLTPEQKDVFREKVESVYTEYEPIMGKDLIDAFRQ; this is encoded by the coding sequence ATGAAAAAAATATTATCTCTTATACTTGTAGTTGTTTTAGTGTTTAGTGTAGGTTTAACAGGATGTTCATCAGATTCTGATCAAACATCAGGAGAACAAAAAGAAGGAAATGAAGGAGCATCAGAAGAAAAAATAACATTGAAGTTTAGTACTACAACAGCAGATACTTCAACTTGGACACTTGGTGCAAAGAAGTTTGCAGAAATAGTAAGTGAAAAGACTAATGGAAGAATAGAAGTAAAAGTATATCCAAATGAACAGCTTTCAGGTGGAAATCAAAGTAAAGGTATAGAAATGCTTATGTCTGGAGCAACAGACTTAACATTCCATTCAAACATTATTTATTCAGTTATGGACGAAAGATTTGGTGTTGTAAGTTTACCATTCTTAATTCCAGATATTGAAACTGCTGATGCACTACTTGATGGTGCTGGTGGAGACGCATTAAATGAAATATTATTAGAAAAAAATGTTATAGGTCTTGGTTTTGGTGAAAATGGATTTAGACAAATTACTAACAGTGTTAATCCTATCGAAACACCTGAAGACATGGCAGGTATGAAAGTAAGAGTACCAGGAATGAAAATGTATATTTCTTTATTCCAAGCTTTAGGAGCAGATCCTATATCTATGAACTTTAGTGAAGTATTTACAGCATTGCAACAAGGTACTATTGATGGACAAGAAAATCCAACAGACGTTATAGCATCTTCTAAACTTAATGAAGTACAAGATTATATGACTGAATGGGATTATTCATACGATGCAATTATCCTTGGTATAAATAAAGATAAATTCGAAAGTTTTGACGCTGAAACTCAACAAATTATAACAGATGCTGCTAAGGAAGCATGTGATTATCAAAGAAAAATAAATAGAGAAGCTTCGGTAACTCAAACTCAAGAGTTTATTGATGCTGGTATGAAAGTTAACTCATTAACACCTGAACAGAAAGATGTGTTTAGAGAAAAAGTTGAATCAGTATATACAGAATACGAACCTATAATGGGTAAAGATTTAATAGACGCTTTTAGACAATAG
- a CDS encoding TRAP transporter small permease → MKKFLDNLENYIMAGGLFVMTFITVINVISRKFLGLSMSFLEEITTSMFILISLLGAAMAAKRGSNLGLSIFTDLIPEKYQKFVSLISWVAATFFSYYLVRFGLEMVKSEIKMGITTPSLGWPEWWFGMFLPIGGLFIFIRFTQFTVNMFRQKKEEE, encoded by the coding sequence TTGAAAAAGTTTTTGGATAATTTAGAAAATTATATAATGGCAGGTGGTCTTTTTGTAATGACTTTCATTACTGTTATAAATGTTATATCGAGAAAGTTTTTAGGATTGTCTATGTCATTTTTGGAAGAAATAACTACTTCTATGTTTATTCTAATAAGTTTATTAGGAGCTGCAATGGCGGCTAAAAGAGGTAGTAATTTAGGTTTAAGTATATTTACTGATTTAATCCCAGAAAAATATCAAAAATTTGTTTCATTAATTTCTTGGGTAGCAGCTACATTTTTCTCTTATTATTTAGTTAGATTTGGTTTAGAAATGGTAAAAAGTGAAATAAAAATGGGTATTACAACACCTTCGTTAGGATGGCCTGAATGGTGGTTTGGAATGTTTTTACCGATAGGCGGACTCTTTATATTTATAAGATTTACTCAATTTACTGTTAATATGTTTAGACAAAAAAAGGAGGAAGAATAA
- the lpdA gene encoding dihydrolipoyl dehydrogenase, whose product MSKKVKVVVIGGGPGGYVAAIRAAQLGGDVTLVEKEHLGGTCLNVGCIPTKSLLHSAELLEEVKEGAKYGIITKDVNVDFQKVQERKQSVTKQLVSGVKGLLAANKVKVINGEATFTSKDTIEVKTEKGIDNIKADKFIIATGSIPAKPPIPGIDSKLCIDSTGALELKEIPKTMVIVGGGVIGVEIATLYSSFGCKVIIIEMLDQILPMMDGELTKIIRTKLEKKGVEIYTKTKVISFKDIGASVEVLVEMSDGKSKVFSGEKALISIGRRTNTATIGLEKAGIVNDRGRITVNEKMETNVPGIYAIGDCVGKIMLAHVASAHGEVAAENALGHNNVFDSKTNPSCVYTKPEFASVGLTEEEAKKQGIDYIIGKFPLAANGRAMIMGEDGMIKIIAGNEYKEILGAHILGPRATDLIGELALAIQMEATIDEVIATIHAHPTVAEAIKEATLAVEKRAIHIPNK is encoded by the coding sequence ATGAGTAAAAAAGTTAAAGTAGTAGTAATAGGTGGAGGACCTGGTGGATATGTTGCAGCTATAAGAGCAGCACAGCTAGGCGGAGATGTAACATTAGTTGAAAAAGAACATTTAGGTGGTACATGTTTAAATGTTGGATGTATACCAACAAAATCATTGCTACATTCAGCAGAATTACTGGAAGAGGTAAAAGAAGGAGCAAAATACGGTATCATAACAAAAGATGTTAATGTTGACTTCCAAAAGGTACAGGAAAGGAAACAATCTGTAACAAAACAATTAGTTAGCGGTGTAAAAGGGTTATTGGCAGCTAACAAAGTGAAAGTAATTAATGGAGAAGCAACTTTTACAAGTAAAGATACAATAGAAGTAAAGACAGAAAAAGGTATAGATAATATAAAAGCAGACAAGTTTATCATTGCTACTGGTTCAATTCCAGCTAAGCCTCCTATTCCAGGAATTGATTCAAAACTATGTATTGATTCTACAGGAGCTCTTGAACTTAAAGAAATTCCAAAAACTATGGTTATAGTTGGTGGCGGTGTTATAGGGGTTGAAATAGCAACGCTTTATAGTTCTTTTGGCTGTAAAGTTATAATTATTGAAATGCTAGATCAAATTTTGCCAATGATGGATGGCGAACTTACAAAGATAATTCGAACTAAGTTAGAAAAAAAAGGTGTAGAAATATATACTAAAACAAAAGTAATTTCATTTAAAGATATTGGAGCAAGTGTTGAAGTTTTAGTTGAAATGAGTGATGGAAAAAGCAAAGTGTTTAGTGGAGAAAAAGCTTTAATTTCAATTGGAAGAAGAACTAACACAGCAACAATTGGATTAGAAAAGGCTGGTATAGTAAATGACAGAGGAAGAATAACTGTAAATGAAAAGATGGAAACAAATGTACCTGGCATTTATGCAATCGGTGATTGTGTAGGAAAAATTATGTTAGCTCATGTTGCATCAGCTCATGGAGAAGTTGCAGCAGAAAATGCACTAGGACATAATAATGTGTTTGATAGTAAAACAAATCCATCATGTGTTTATACTAAGCCTGAATTTGCTTCTGTTGGATTGACTGAAGAAGAAGCAAAAAAACAAGGTATAGATTATATAATAGGGAAATTCCCATTAGCTGCTAATGGAAGAGCTATGATAATGGGTGAAGATGGAATGATTAAAATCATAGCAGGAAATGAGTATAAAGAAATACTTGGAGCTCACATTCTAGGGCCTAGGGCTACTGATTTAATTGGAGAATTGGCGCTTGCAATACAAATGGAAGCAACTATAGATGAAGTTATTGCTACTATACATGCTCATCCAACAGTAGCAGAAGCGATAAAAGAAGCAACATTAGCAGTAGAAAAAAGAGCCATTCACATACCAAACAAATAA
- a CDS encoding dihydrolipoamide acetyltransferase family protein, producing the protein MATEVRMPQLGLTMEEGTIGKWIKQEGDIVQKGDVLVEITTDKLSSEIESETDGTLLKIVANEGEDIPVKGLIAYIGQEGEQVDGSADTSDKKKEENEIVEETKVAQESEKSSTVTVGGRIKASPLAKKTAANLGVELKGITGSGINGRIIQKDVFEASERQKNVPAEVEKAKTVTQVATNADQVIPLSNMRKVIGKRMSQSKQTAPHVTITTEVNVDKTVDLRNKLNAKNTDVRFSYTDILVKMVSAALRSYPIINSSITEDSLIIHDRVNIGVAVALEDGLIVPVVRDADRKGLKVITRETKDLISKARENNLSPDEMNGATFTISNLGGYDIDGFTPVINLPESCILGVGRIVKKPFVNENDEIVPASMMVLSLSFDHRVVDGATAAEFLKKLKGYLEDPDNMYV; encoded by the coding sequence ATGGCTACAGAAGTGAGGATGCCCCAGTTAGGTTTGACCATGGAAGAGGGCACTATAGGTAAATGGATAAAGCAAGAAGGAGATATAGTTCAAAAAGGTGATGTTCTAGTAGAAATAACAACTGATAAACTTTCAAGTGAGATTGAAAGTGAAACAGATGGAACATTATTAAAGATAGTTGCAAATGAAGGGGAAGATATTCCTGTAAAAGGATTAATTGCGTATATTGGACAAGAAGGAGAGCAAGTAGACGGTTCAGCAGATACATCAGATAAAAAGAAAGAAGAAAATGAAATAGTTGAAGAAACGAAAGTTGCACAAGAATCAGAAAAATCATCTACTGTAACAGTAGGTGGACGTATAAAAGCATCACCATTAGCTAAAAAAACTGCAGCAAATCTTGGCGTAGAATTAAAAGGTATTACAGGTTCAGGAATCAACGGAAGAATTATTCAAAAAGATGTATTTGAAGCATCTGAAAGACAAAAAAATGTTCCCGCAGAAGTTGAAAAAGCAAAAACAGTTACGCAAGTTGCAACTAATGCAGATCAAGTTATACCATTATCTAATATGCGTAAAGTAATTGGGAAGAGAATGTCTCAGAGTAAACAAACTGCACCACATGTTACAATTACAACAGAGGTAAATGTTGATAAAACTGTCGATTTGAGAAATAAATTAAATGCTAAAAATACTGATGTTAGATTTAGTTATACAGATATTTTAGTAAAAATGGTATCAGCTGCTTTAAGAAGTTATCCAATAATCAATTCATCTATAACTGAAGACAGCTTAATAATTCATGACAGAGTAAATATTGGTGTAGCAGTTGCACTTGAAGATGGACTTATAGTACCAGTAGTAAGAGATGCTGACCGTAAAGGATTGAAAGTAATCACAAGAGAAACAAAAGATTTAATATCTAAAGCTAGAGAAAACAACCTTTCACCAGATGAAATGAATGGAGCTACATTCACCATCAGTAATTTAGGAGGATATGATATAGATGGATTTACTCCAGTTATAAACCTACCTGAAAGTTGCATTTTAGGAGTTGGACGAATAGTTAAAAAACCTTTTGTAAATGAAAATGATGAAATTGTACCTGCGTCAATGATGGTATTAAGTTTATCCTTTGATCATAGAGTTGTGGATGGCGCTACTGCAGCAGAATTTTTGAAAAAATTGAAGGGATACTTAGAAGATCCTGACAATATGTATGTTTAA
- a CDS encoding PPC domain-containing DNA-binding protein, producing the protein MDVKRNVIKSGVKRVVAGRIPRGEDLLTGIKEICKEYDIKHGYIPMLIGSLDKGRFIYAISDEKAPIGFAYSDPVDLEGPLELIYAQGLIGVEESGELSIHVHMLVSDKYMRVFAGHTTEGGNIVAATGEIIIHELEKAEYIRKFDEKTGFKLFQIQ; encoded by the coding sequence ATGGACGTTAAAAGAAATGTTATAAAATCAGGTGTTAAGAGAGTAGTTGCAGGAAGAATTCCAAGAGGAGAAGATTTATTAACTGGAATTAAAGAAATATGTAAAGAATATGATATTAAACACGGATATATTCCAATGCTTATAGGTAGCCTTGATAAAGGTAGATTTATCTACGCCATTTCTGATGAAAAGGCGCCAATAGGTTTTGCATATAGCGATCCAGTTGATTTAGAAGGTCCATTAGAGTTGATTTATGCTCAAGGGCTTATAGGTGTCGAGGAATCAGGAGAATTATCCATACATGTTCATATGTTAGTAAGTGATAAATATATGAGAGTATTTGCTGGTCATACTACTGAAGGTGGAAATATTGTAGCTGCAACAGGGGAAATTATTATTCACGAATTAGAGAAAGCAGAATATATTAGAAAATTTGATGAAAAAACAGGATTCAAATTATTTCAAATACAATAG
- a CDS encoding TRAP transporter large permease — MNIATILFLSFIILLFLNVPIALSLGVSSIIAMLISGLPLDMFPMQIYASIGKFTLLAIPFFMLAGNVMERAGISDKLINMANKFVGHKNGGLAIVAVITSCFFAAISGSGPATVASLGVILIPAMIKAGYGEGMSSALLATSGGIGIIIPPSITFVVYGAIAGVSIGKIFIAGIIPGLLMGAALIIVSLLLVKKMDIEPQPKASWSERWAALKDAIWGLMMPIIILGGIYGGYFTPTEAAAVAAVYGILVGMIVYRKIGFKELYDLLVESAISSAVVMFIVATASFFAWFCTTEGISDMASDLLLSVSGNKYAFLLILNIILLIAGCFIDATSALYIFAPIMLPVATALGYDPLVLGVVMTVNLAIGQITPPVGVNLYVACGVSKISIGRISKAVIPFLLAALVVLLLITYLPGIVTFLPDIMGIK; from the coding sequence ATGAATATAGCTACAATTTTATTTCTTTCCTTTATTATACTATTATTTCTCAATGTACCGATTGCTTTGAGTCTTGGAGTTTCTTCTATTATCGCAATGTTGATTTCAGGTTTGCCTCTTGATATGTTCCCTATGCAAATCTACGCATCTATTGGAAAATTTACTTTATTAGCAATTCCATTCTTTATGTTAGCAGGTAATGTAATGGAAAGAGCAGGTATTTCAGACAAATTAATAAATATGGCTAATAAATTTGTTGGACATAAAAATGGTGGACTAGCAATTGTTGCTGTTATTACATCTTGCTTTTTTGCAGCCATTTCTGGTTCGGGTCCGGCAACTGTTGCATCACTTGGAGTAATACTCATACCGGCTATGATAAAAGCAGGTTATGGGGAAGGTATGTCGTCTGCACTATTAGCTACTTCAGGTGGGATAGGAATTATTATTCCTCCTAGTATTACATTTGTTGTATATGGTGCAATAGCAGGGGTTTCAATAGGCAAAATATTTATAGCTGGTATAATTCCAGGGTTACTTATGGGAGCTGCACTTATAATTGTTAGTTTACTTTTAGTTAAAAAAATGGATATAGAACCTCAGCCGAAAGCCTCATGGAGTGAAAGATGGGCTGCCTTAAAAGATGCAATTTGGGGACTCATGATGCCTATTATTATATTAGGTGGAATCTACGGAGGTTATTTCACACCTACAGAAGCAGCAGCTGTTGCTGCAGTATATGGTATTTTAGTTGGAATGATTGTATATAGGAAAATTGGATTTAAAGAATTATATGATCTACTAGTGGAATCTGCAATTAGTTCGGCAGTTGTAATGTTTATTGTTGCAACAGCAAGCTTCTTTGCTTGGTTCTGTACAACAGAAGGTATTTCTGACATGGCGAGTGATTTATTGTTGTCTGTATCAGGTAATAAGTATGCATTCTTGTTAATTTTAAATATTATTTTACTTATAGCAGGATGCTTCATAGATGCTACATCAGCTCTTTATATTTTTGCACCTATTATGCTTCCAGTAGCAACAGCGTTGGGTTATGATCCATTGGTACTTGGAGTTGTAATGACAGTTAACCTTGCAATAGGACAAATTACTCCACCTGTAGGTGTAAATCTATACGTAGCTTGTGGTGTATCAAAAATAAGTATTGGTAGAATATCAAAAGCAGTGATACCATTCTTATTAGCAGCATTAGTTGTATTATTGTTAATAACTTATTTACCAGGTATTGTTACATTCTTACCGGATATAATGGGTATAAAATAA
- a CDS encoding sigma 54-interacting transcriptional regulator produces MIELLSKNYADYVSRGLKRCELLNTEIDNDICCFNISAFDLDSIVRKNEVLIIQSESIMEHLSTYMSNFISVLLVNKDGYVLSEKKCNGIKSKSSSNINIPVGGRFSEKFNGNTSISTSIIENKPICLLGKEHYCKSYYDYATLSAPIYDNGEIIGVLAVIGLKENVNTHTLGMIASCAEAISIGVVAENSKKEILLKTKSERAIAESITDGVLIVDKDGFVNYLNQVGADILCVDREKSLDKHITEVVDFNPVVLNVLKTGKCYIDKEFILTNKAGNKLHFVKTATPIKDEAGNIVSVVDTFRKIKRVHKMVNEMTGAYANYKFDDIVGSSSKLLECVHTAKAAAKSLSNILITGESGTGKELIVHSIHNYSDRKDQPFVSINCGAIPRELLESELFGYEPGSFTGASNKGRIGKFELADGGTIFLDEIGEMPLDMQVKLLRVLQDRKITRIGGNNVFDLDVRIVAATNKNLVDLCKKDLFREDLYYRINVMHVNLPPLRERKTDIPELIHHFLNKLSYQLNKDIKDISPNAMEKIMSYDWPGNIRELENIIERAVNICNGQVITEGDILIENINSITKKIKVYDEDNINEVEIVPLEVLERRAIEGALKKSNGNISLTANLLKVTRNTIYNKMKKYNLEV; encoded by the coding sequence GTGATAGAGCTATTGTCAAAAAATTATGCTGATTATGTTAGCAGAGGATTGAAAAGGTGTGAGTTGCTTAATACAGAAATAGATAATGATATATGTTGTTTCAATATTAGTGCATTTGATTTAGATTCTATTGTTAGAAAAAATGAGGTACTAATAATTCAATCAGAATCAATTATGGAACACTTAAGTACATATATGAGTAATTTTATTTCTGTACTTTTAGTTAACAAAGATGGATACGTTTTAAGTGAGAAAAAATGCAATGGAATAAAAAGTAAGTCTAGTTCAAATATTAATATCCCAGTTGGTGGAAGGTTTAGTGAAAAGTTTAATGGTAATACTTCTATAAGTACATCTATTATAGAAAACAAACCAATTTGTTTATTAGGTAAAGAACATTATTGTAAATCATATTATGATTATGCTACTTTAAGTGCTCCAATATATGATAATGGTGAGATTATTGGTGTTTTAGCTGTTATTGGATTAAAAGAAAACGTAAACACTCATACATTAGGAATGATTGCATCTTGTGCTGAGGCAATTAGCATTGGAGTTGTAGCAGAAAACAGTAAAAAAGAAATTTTGTTAAAAACTAAATCTGAACGTGCTATTGCTGAATCTATTACTGATGGTGTATTAATAGTGGATAAGGATGGTTTCGTCAATTATTTAAATCAGGTTGGAGCAGACATACTTTGCGTAGACCGTGAAAAATCTTTGGATAAACATATTACTGAAGTTGTTGATTTCAATCCAGTTGTGCTTAACGTTTTGAAAACAGGAAAATGTTATATAGATAAAGAATTTATATTAACAAATAAGGCTGGTAACAAATTACATTTTGTAAAAACTGCAACACCTATAAAAGATGAAGCTGGGAATATAGTTTCTGTTGTAGATACCTTTAGAAAAATTAAAAGAGTACATAAAATGGTTAATGAAATGACTGGAGCATATGCCAACTATAAATTTGATGATATTGTAGGTTCCAGTAGTAAATTGTTAGAATGTGTTCACACGGCAAAGGCTGCAGCTAAAAGTTTATCAAATATTTTGATAACAGGAGAAAGTGGTACAGGAAAAGAATTAATAGTACATTCTATCCATAATTATAGTGATAGAAAAGATCAACCTTTTGTTTCAATTAATTGTGGTGCAATTCCTAGAGAATTGTTGGAATCTGAGCTTTTTGGATATGAACCAGGATCCTTTACGGGTGCTTCAAACAAGGGTAGAATTGGCAAATTTGAATTGGCAGATGGAGGAACTATATTTTTAGATGAAATAGGAGAAATGCCTTTAGACATGCAAGTTAAACTATTGAGAGTGCTTCAAGATAGAAAAATTACTAGAATAGGTGGAAATAATGTATTTGATCTTGATGTGAGAATAGTAGCAGCAACAAATAAAAATTTAGTAGATTTATGTAAAAAGGATTTATTTAGAGAAGACTTATATTACAGAATAAATGTTATGCATGTAAACCTTCCTCCTTTAAGAGAACGTAAGACAGATATACCTGAGTTAATACATCACTTTTTAAATAAACTTAGTTATCAATTAAATAAGGATATTAAAGATATATCACCTAATGCTATGGAAAAAATAATGTCTTATGACTGGCCAGGTAATATAAGAGAATTAGAGAACATTATTGAAAGAGCAGTTAATATTTGTAATGGACAAGTTATAACTGAAGGCGATATCTTAATCGAAAATATAAATTCAATAACTAAAAAAATAAAGGTCTATGATGAAGATAACATCAATGAAGTAGAAATTGTGCCTCTTGAAGTGCTGGAGAGAAGAGCAATTGAAGGGGCACTTAAAAAATCGAATGGAAATATTTCTTTAACAGCAAATTTGCTTAAGGTTACAAGAAATACAATTTATAACAAAATGAAAAAATATAATTTGGAAGTCTGA
- a CDS encoding thiamine pyrophosphate-dependent dehydrogenase E1 component subunit alpha yields MKNIRKVVYKLKKQEYSKEMILEFYETMVKIRNFEVKLTEYFTKGMLYGNIHTSIGQEAVAAGANKALEKTDFITTTHRGHGQLIAKGADTKIMMAELFGKKTGYCGGKGGSMHVADVSLGILGSNGIVGAGIPIAAGSALASKIRGTKEVTVAIFGDAASNQGVFHESVNMAAAWKLPAVFLIENNNYGVSVNIHNVTNTETLAVRAKAYDIPGETVDGNDPIAVYEAVKKAVEYAREGNGPSIVECMTYRMRGHYEGDPAAYRSKEVTEEWAKKDPIDNFKKYLLSKGIDEKEIISIDEEMEKEIEEAIKFALDSPLPDPSEVTTDVYSSDNERCVLR; encoded by the coding sequence ATGAAAAATATCAGAAAGGTGGTATATAAATTGAAAAAGCAAGAATATTCAAAAGAAATGATTCTTGAATTTTATGAAACCATGGTAAAAATCAGGAATTTTGAAGTGAAGTTAACTGAATATTTTACAAAAGGTATGTTGTATGGTAACATTCATACTTCCATAGGACAAGAAGCTGTAGCTGCTGGAGCAAATAAGGCGTTAGAAAAAACTGACTTTATCACTACTACACATAGGGGACATGGTCAGTTAATTGCAAAAGGTGCAGATACTAAAATTATGATGGCTGAATTGTTTGGTAAGAAAACAGGATATTGTGGCGGAAAAGGTGGCTCAATGCATGTTGCTGATGTTTCGTTAGGTATTTTGGGATCTAATGGTATAGTTGGTGCAGGTATTCCTATAGCTGCAGGCTCGGCTTTAGCATCAAAAATAAGAGGTACAAAAGAAGTAACAGTTGCAATTTTTGGTGACGCAGCATCAAATCAAGGTGTATTTCATGAATCAGTAAATATGGCTGCAGCATGGAAACTTCCAGCTGTATTTCTTATTGAAAATAATAATTATGGTGTATCAGTTAATATTCATAATGTAACAAATACTGAAACTTTGGCAGTTCGTGCAAAGGCTTATGATATACCAGGAGAAACTGTAGATGGAAATGATCCAATAGCAGTTTATGAAGCAGTAAAAAAAGCTGTTGAATATGCTCGTGAAGGTAATGGCCCATCAATTGTTGAATGTATGACTTATCGTATGAGAGGACACTATGAAGGAGATCCTGCTGCATATCGTTCAAAAGAAGTAACTGAAGAATGGGCAAAAAAAGACCCAATTGATAATTTCAAAAAATATTTATTAAGTAAAGGCATAGATGAAAAAGAAATTATTTCAATAGACGAAGAAATGGAAAAAGAAATAGAAGAAGCAATAAAATTTGCATTAGATTCTCCATTACCAGATCCAAGTGAAGTTACTACTGATGTTTATTCTAGTGATAATGAGAGGTGTGTTTTAAGATGA
- a CDS encoding alpha-ketoacid dehydrogenase subunit beta encodes MKKLSISKAIKEGLHEEMLRDENVIVLGEDVAKMGNVFAITEGFLEEFGPNRVIDTPISESGFLGMSVGAAMRGIRPVAELMYVDFIGVSYDPIMNQAAKMRYMTGGQVHVPMVLRAPLGSGRRNAGQHSQCLETLFTNVPGLKVVCPSTARDAKGLIKAAIRDDDPVVFLEHRLIYAKKEEIPEEEYIIPLGKADIKREGNDVTIITWSRQVYFALDAAEELAKEGIDVEVLDLRSLVPLDWEAIKESICKTHNVVIVHEGVKRSGYGGELSAQITEELFDELDSQVERVAALNVVPPFAPTLEDAFFPHAEDIVKAVKKVLNK; translated from the coding sequence ATGAAAAAATTATCTATTAGTAAAGCTATAAAAGAAGGTCTTCATGAAGAAATGTTAAGAGACGAAAATGTTATTGTTCTTGGTGAAGATGTTGCAAAAATGGGAAATGTATTTGCTATAACAGAAGGTTTTCTTGAAGAGTTTGGACCAAATAGAGTAATTGATACTCCAATAAGTGAATCAGGATTTTTAGGAATGTCTGTTGGAGCTGCAATGCGAGGAATTCGTCCTGTTGCTGAATTAATGTATGTTGATTTTATAGGTGTATCATATGATCCGATTATGAACCAAGCAGCAAAGATGAGATATATGACTGGAGGTCAGGTGCATGTACCTATGGTTCTTCGTGCTCCATTAGGTTCAGGAAGAAGAAATGCTGGACAGCATTCACAATGTTTAGAAACATTATTTACAAATGTACCAGGATTAAAAGTAGTTTGTCCTTCTACAGCAAGAGATGCAAAGGGTTTAATAAAAGCAGCAATAAGAGATGATGACCCAGTAGTATTTCTTGAACATAGACTTATTTATGCTAAGAAAGAGGAAATTCCAGAAGAAGAATATATAATTCCGTTAGGAAAGGCTGATATTAAACGTGAAGGCAACGATGTTACTATAATTACTTGGTCACGTCAGGTATACTTTGCTTTAGATGCAGCAGAAGAACTTGCAAAAGAAGGTATAGATGTAGAAGTGTTGGACCTTCGCTCACTAGTTCCATTAGATTGGGAAGCTATTAAAGAATCGATATGCAAGACACACAATGTTGTAATAGTACACGAAGGTGTAAAAAGAAGTGGATACGGCGGTGAACTTTCAGCACAAATTACAGAAGAACTATTTGATGAACTTGATTCACAAGTTGAACGTGTAGCAGCTTTGAATGTAGTACCACCATTTGCTCCTACATTAGAAGATGCATTCTTCCCACATGCAGAAGACATTGTTAAAGCAGTTAAGAAAGTATTAAATAAATAG